The genomic interval CCTCTTTACCCGTACCACTTTCACCAGTGATAAAAATACTCGCTTTACTACTGGCCGCCGAGTCAATGGTTCGGTAGACCTGCTGCATTTTTTGACTACTGCCGATAAAGCCTTGATAATTCTGACTTCCGGCGCTGTCTGAATCATTTTTTAGCTTGCTCGCCTTGCGGATAGCGTTGTTCACCGTGACCCTGAGTCGGTCAGCTTCACAGGGTTTGATCAAGAAATCTTGCGAGCCGTGTCGCATTGCTTCAACAGCAGTATCGATCGAGCCGTGTGCGGTCATGAAAATGATAGGAACATCAGGGTGGCTTGCTTTCACTGCATGCAATACGTCCATTCCCGTCATGTCCGGTAGGCGTAAGTCCAGCAGAATAAGATCTGGAATGCGATGTTTTAAACTGTCTATCGCGTCACGCCCAGTACCCACGATATTGATATCGATACCCAATGGCATGAGATAGGAGCGATAGAGGGCTGCGACAGAAGCGGTGTCTTCTACCATCAGCAAGTAACGCTGTTTCGTTGTCGTTATTTGTTGCATAGTCTAGCCAATTGTTATTTGTGTTTTGAATAATAATCGCATTGCGCGATGCATTTTGCAAATGACAATGGCAAATATTCACTTTTAGCGGTAAATAATCATCACTTAGCGGCGTTAAAATTGGCACAAACAATGCACAAACTAAAGTGACCCCTCGGGTCACCTAGCCAACTGACGTTGTTAGTGAACCTAGTGTTCACAATTGATAGCCAATAGTGAAATGACTGTTGGCTTTTTTTTGTCTGCAATAATGACAGTCAATGTTCTTCAAAAATGACTTGTTAATAGTAGCCATTAAACTCGGATGTTAGCTGTTAGCGATAAACTGCTGACGCAACTTTTCAATTTCATCACGCTTCTGCGCGGCCAACTCAAATTCCAAATTCTGAGCGTGTTTGTACATTTGCGCTTCCAGTTTTGTGATTTCTTTTTCCAATTGCTGTGGTGTCAACACATTATAGGACAGCGATGGTTCAGCCACTTTCGACAATGGCACCGTTTTGCTCACTTTCTGCTTGCGGGATTTAGTAATATCGCCCAGCTCCATAATATCTTTGATATTACGCTTCAAGGCTTGAGGCTGAATGCCTATTTTTTCATTGTACGCTTGCTGTTTCTCACGGCGTCGTTCCGTTTCATCCATCGCTTTCTTCATCGATTTGGTGATGGAATCTGCATACAAGATCGCTTTACCATGGAGGTTACGGGCTGCACGGCCAATGGTCTGAATCAATGAGCGCTCTGAACGTAAAAAGCCTTCTTTGTCGGCATCGAGAATCGCAACCAAAGACACTTCAGGCATGTCGAGACCCTCGCGTAACAAGTTAATCCCCACCAACACATCGAACTCCCCTAGCCTCAAGTCACGAATGATCTCCACTCGTTCAACCGTGTCGATATCAGAGTGTAAGTAACGCACTTTCACATCGTGCTCGTGCAAGTATTCAGTTAGGTCTTCCGCCATACGTTTGGTCAGTGTTGTCACTAACACTCGTTCATCTTTCACTGCGCGAATGCGGATCTCAGAAAGCAGATCATCCACTTGAGTCGCCACTGGTCGCACTTCCAGTACAGGATCGAGCAGACCAGTCGGACGCACCACTTGGTCAGCAATTTCGCCCGCACTTTTCTCTAGCTCGTAATTGCCCGGGGTGGCTGAAACGAAAATAGTTTGTGGCGCAAGAGCTTCGAACTCTTCAAATTTCAATGGTCGATTGTCCAATGCTGAAGGCAAACGGAAACCATATTCAACCAAGGTCTCTTTCCGCGAGCGGTCACCTTTATACATTGCGCCAATTTGTGGCACGGTCACGTGAGATTCATCGATGATCAACAAACCATCGTGTGGTAAGTAGTCAAATAATGTTGGAGGCGGCTCACCTTCTGCTCGACCACTGAGGTAACGCGAGTAGTTTTCAATGCCAGAGCAGAATCCCAGCTCATTCATCATTTCAATATCGAACTGGGTACGTTGACTAATACGTTGCTCTTCCAACAATTTATTATTGTCACGCAAGTAAGTTTGTCGCTCACGCAGCTCTTGCTTGATGTTTTCAATCGCCTGCAGAATACGCTCTCGTGGCGTGACGTAGTGAGTCTTAGGGTAAATGGTGAAGCGGGGTAAATCGCGTTGTTTGACCACTCCGGTCAGTGGGTCAAACACACTGATGCAGTCGATCTCATCATCAAACATCTCGATGCGTACCGCATCTTGGTCCGACTCAGCCGGAAAAACGTCGATGACCTCTCCGCGCACGCGAAATTGGCCTCGCTCAAAAGCAATATCGTTACGACTGTATTGCAACTCAGCCAAACGGCGCAGTATGTCGCGTTGATCCATCACATCACCACGGCGTATATGCAGCATCATTTGCAGGTAAGCTTCGGGATCACCCAAACCATAAATAGCCGAAACAGAGGCGACGATAATGGCGTCTTTTCGCTCCAATAACGCTTTGGTGGCAGATAAACGCATTTGCTCGATATGTGCGTTGACCGATGAGTCCTTCTCTATAAAAGTGTCAGTGGTTGGCACATAGGCTTCAGGTTGGTAATAATCGTAGTAAGAGACAAAATATTCGACCGCGTTATTTGGAAAAAACGCTTTCATCTCACCGTAAAGTTGGGCGGCAAGGGTTTTGTTTGGCGCAAGTAGAATTGCAGGACGTTGCGCTTGAGCAATCACATTCGCCAAGGTAAATGTTTTACCGGATCCCGTCACTCCGAGTAAGGTTTGGTGAGCCAAACCAGCATCCAACCCTTCTGTCAGTTGTTTGATCGCCGTTGGTTGATCTCCCGATGGCGCATAGTCAGAAACCAGATCGTAAAGTTTGCTCATTTTTCCTCTCACTACAGCACAACGTAAAAACTGTATAAATATACACTCCCACCCCTCATAAGAACAGTTGCAATTTAGGCATACAACACAACTTTTAGTCAGCCAAACGAATCAGGCGACAGTGACCACTTTTATTGTTGAAGAGAGTTAACCATTTCATGACATTTTTCTGGCTTATCAATTTCAACTCTGATATCCTCCTCCGCCCAATCATTGCTCTATCAGCAAAAAAGACGTTTTTGTCATCCACATCTTTTCCCCATTTTTTGTTTTTTTCGTTCATTCCAGCCTAAATCAGAAAAATTATCCACAAGCTCTATAAATGCCAATTCCTAATAAAAACCTTTCAAATTCAATATTTAAAAAGAAATACCATACTTTAAAATAATTGAGCACTTACTCTAGTTCGTGTCTGTTTTTATTTTGCTCAAGTTTCACTAACACACTTATCCACAAAATTGGTGGATAAGTAAAGGCAGGCCAATAAAGAAAAGGGATGCAGAAAAGTAAAGCACTTTTTTTACAGTTTCTTGGCATTTTGTCTCATTATTATTATTGACACACCCAAACCTGCTGAGTAAGATGCGTCCCGCTTTTAAGCGAAGCAATTCCTCCTTAGCTCAGTCGGTAGAGCGACGGACTGTTAATCCGCAGGTCGCTGGTTCGAGCCCAGCAGGAGGAGCCAAATTCTAAAAAACGCCACATCTTCGGATGTGGCGTTTTTTTATATTTCCCAGCCTAAACATCTCGCACGGCCTTAAGTCAATCGTTTACCACGTATAAAATTCCGTCAGCTACTCAAAACCTTACCTTTCATTGGTTGTTATTACCGGGACAAAGCACGATAATATCGGGATCGGATTTGCAGAACGTAATAATTATGACCGAATATATTTTGTTGTTGATTGGCACCGTCCTCGTAAACAACTTTGTACTGGTGAAGTTTCTCGGATTGTGTCCCTTCATGGGCGTGTCAAAAAAATTGGAAACCGCAATTGGTATGGGCTTGGCAACGACCTTTGTCCTTACTATGGCCTCCGTGTGCGCTTATCTTGTTGAAAGCTACATTCTTGAGCCATTGCACATCGAATACCTACGAACCATGAGCTTTATTTTGGTGATTGCAGTGGTGGTCCAGTTTACGGAAATGGTGGTTCACAAGACCAGCCCAACCCTCTATCGCCTGCTGGGTATTTTTCTACCTTTGATTACCACCAACTGTGCCGTGTTAGGGGTTGCTCTACTGAATATCAATGAAAACCACTCGTTTGTAGAATCCATCATCTATGGTTTTGGTGCGGCGGTTGGTTTTTCTTTGGTACTGATTCTGTTTGCTTCGATGCGTGAGCGCATTTCTGCAGCGGATGTGCCCGTGCCTTTTAAAGGGGCTTCCATTGCGATGATTACTGCAGGATTAATGTCGCTAGCGTTTATGGGCTTTACGGGGTTGGTGAAATAAGATGACAACCATCATGATTGCCGTGCTAGCAATTGCACTGCTGGCTACGCTCTTTGGCGCTATCCTTGGTTTTGCCTCGATTCGCTTTAAAGTCGAAGCGGATCCAATCGTGGATCAAATCGATGCCATATTGCCACAAACGCAATGTGGCCAGTGTGGCTATCCTGGTTGCCGTCCTTACGCAGAAGCCATCGCGAATGGAGACAGCATCAATAAATGCCCACCCGGAGGCCAAGCGACCATTGAAAAACTGGCCGATCTTATGGGCGTTGAAGCGGAAGAATCCGCCCATGATCTCGAAGGAAAAGTCAAAAAAGTCGCGTTTATCCACGAAGACATGTGTATTGGTTGCACTAAGTGCATCCAAGCCTGTCCGGTCGATGCTATTGTTGGTGGAACCAAAGCCCTACATACGGTCATTAAAGATGAATGTACTGGCTGTGACTTATGCGTGGCGCCTTGCCCGACAGACTGTATTGAAATGATCCCTCTGGAGACAACCACGGAAACATGGAAGTGGCAGCTTAATGCTATACCTGTGGTCAATATTTCCGAAGCTAACCCTAACTCTGCCACCAGCAGAGATCAGAATAACTAAAGGGCAAAGAAGATGTTGTCTTTAATTGAACAAATTCGTACAGGCGCGCTTTGGGATTTTCCAGGTGGTGTTC from Vibrio vulnificus NBRC 15645 = ATCC 27562 carries:
- the uvrB gene encoding excinuclease ABC subunit UvrB, encoding MSKLYDLVSDYAPSGDQPTAIKQLTEGLDAGLAHQTLLGVTGSGKTFTLANVIAQAQRPAILLAPNKTLAAQLYGEMKAFFPNNAVEYFVSYYDYYQPEAYVPTTDTFIEKDSSVNAHIEQMRLSATKALLERKDAIIVASVSAIYGLGDPEAYLQMMLHIRRGDVMDQRDILRRLAELQYSRNDIAFERGQFRVRGEVIDVFPAESDQDAVRIEMFDDEIDCISVFDPLTGVVKQRDLPRFTIYPKTHYVTPRERILQAIENIKQELRERQTYLRDNNKLLEEQRISQRTQFDIEMMNELGFCSGIENYSRYLSGRAEGEPPPTLFDYLPHDGLLIIDESHVTVPQIGAMYKGDRSRKETLVEYGFRLPSALDNRPLKFEEFEALAPQTIFVSATPGNYELEKSAGEIADQVVRPTGLLDPVLEVRPVATQVDDLLSEIRIRAVKDERVLVTTLTKRMAEDLTEYLHEHDVKVRYLHSDIDTVERVEIIRDLRLGEFDVLVGINLLREGLDMPEVSLVAILDADKEGFLRSERSLIQTIGRAARNLHGKAILYADSITKSMKKAMDETERRREKQQAYNEKIGIQPQALKRNIKDIMELGDITKSRKQKVSKTVPLSKVAEPSLSYNVLTPQQLEKEITKLEAQMYKHAQNLEFELAAQKRDEIEKLRQQFIANS
- the rsxA gene encoding electron transport complex subunit RsxA, which translates into the protein MTEYILLLIGTVLVNNFVLVKFLGLCPFMGVSKKLETAIGMGLATTFVLTMASVCAYLVESYILEPLHIEYLRTMSFILVIAVVVQFTEMVVHKTSPTLYRLLGIFLPLITTNCAVLGVALLNINENHSFVESIIYGFGAAVGFSLVLILFASMRERISAADVPVPFKGASIAMITAGLMSLAFMGFTGLVK
- the rsxB gene encoding electron transport complex subunit RsxB, giving the protein MTTIMIAVLAIALLATLFGAILGFASIRFKVEADPIVDQIDAILPQTQCGQCGYPGCRPYAEAIANGDSINKCPPGGQATIEKLADLMGVEAEESAHDLEGKVKKVAFIHEDMCIGCTKCIQACPVDAIVGGTKALHTVIKDECTGCDLCVAPCPTDCIEMIPLETTTETWKWQLNAIPVVNISEANPNSATSRDQNN